A genomic stretch from Bosea sp. F3-2 includes:
- a CDS encoding class I mannose-6-phosphate isomerase, which translates to MALEQACIEMIPKPWGTTDLLHWSAAGHPSVPIGELWFQRCDPHAPEPTLLLKLLFTQEALSIQVHPDDAAAHRMGLPRGKTEAWYILSAAADATVGLGLNAAITPEQLRTAVADGSIAQLVAWHRPFEGDVIAVPAGTIHAIGAGLVLAEIQQRSDTTFRLFDHGGPRELHIEQGIAVAHAGPAKRAVPVRRLSYVRTVLVANPYFVFERIDLPAGSIWDLDARCETWLAIIAGDGGVGVLQVGVGQGCFIEAQTVRIVPGEGGMSCLVAYDAAAPNRDLLRRVDGSDVPALRETVSPPTGPPPTFATSQVSSTEALS; encoded by the coding sequence ATGGCGCTCGAACAGGCCTGCATAGAGATGATCCCCAAGCCCTGGGGGACGACCGATCTGCTTCACTGGAGTGCGGCCGGGCACCCGAGCGTTCCGATCGGCGAGCTCTGGTTCCAGCGCTGCGATCCGCATGCGCCGGAGCCCACCTTGCTGCTCAAACTCTTGTTCACACAGGAAGCGCTGTCGATCCAGGTGCATCCGGACGACGCTGCCGCCCATAGGATGGGGCTGCCGCGTGGCAAAACGGAAGCCTGGTACATCCTGTCCGCGGCGGCCGACGCTACTGTCGGTCTCGGCCTGAACGCGGCCATCACTCCGGAGCAACTGCGCACCGCTGTTGCGGATGGCTCGATCGCCCAGCTCGTCGCATGGCACAGGCCGTTCGAGGGCGACGTCATCGCCGTCCCGGCCGGAACGATCCACGCGATCGGCGCAGGCCTCGTGCTCGCCGAGATTCAGCAGCGCAGCGACACGACGTTCCGTCTCTTCGACCACGGCGGTCCCCGCGAGCTTCATATCGAGCAGGGCATCGCGGTCGCTCATGCCGGACCTGCGAAACGCGCCGTGCCGGTGCGGCGCCTGAGCTACGTCCGGACCGTGCTCGTCGCAAACCCCTATTTCGTCTTCGAGCGGATTGACCTGCCTGCCGGATCGATCTGGGACCTCGATGCCCGATGCGAGACCTGGCTTGCCATCATCGCCGGCGATGGCGGTGTCGGCGTCTTGCAGGTCGGTGTCGGCCAAGGCTGCTTCATCGAGGCGCAGACGGTACGCATCGTGCCGGGCGAGGGAGGCATGTCCTGTCTTGTCGCCTACGACGCCGCAGCGCCCAACCGCGACCTCCTGCGTCGTGTCGATGGCAGCGACGTTCCCGCGCTCCGCGAGACGGTTTCACCGCCGACCGGGCCGCCTCCGACATTTGCAACATCCCAGGTTTCGTCCACGGAGGCGCTGTCATGA
- a CDS encoding glycoside hydrolase family 130 protein, translating to MSQPTFLNRQALYLHPDPSRVVVRRFGPAGEPRDFGAADKAKANHIVDRVLSLAPEAAASLLAEVLENFNGRHRNLLERFETRADEMEDVFASHGAFTKVQRQLVGSYFMHEYSFEAAALFNPSIVLHPDQSGAPAGGLRFILSVRAVGEGHISSLTFRSGSIAADGGVSVDPTSRLATIATLHNRMARLDGEDVEVVFAADSDISERVIFPVTASQSNGIEDARFVAFQDGGESVYRATYTAYDGRSIRSELIETCDFLSFRLSPLRGSAAVNKGMALFPRKLGGRYAMISRQDNENLYLIYSDDLLTWAGGVAILKPQFPWEFVQIGTCGSPIELDEGWLLLIHGVGAVRKYTIGAVLLDKADPSKVLGRLREPFVQPEPSEREGYVPNVVYTCGAMRHGDMIVLPYAVSDTFCHFATVKIAALLEAMEVCDALTDARGEDKRLSTRQPILESEKP from the coding sequence TTGTCCCAGCCCACTTTTCTGAACAGGCAGGCCCTGTATCTGCATCCCGATCCATCGAGGGTCGTCGTGCGTAGGTTCGGCCCCGCAGGCGAACCCAGAGATTTCGGTGCTGCCGACAAGGCCAAAGCGAACCATATCGTCGATCGGGTTCTGTCGCTCGCCCCGGAGGCGGCAGCGAGCCTGCTTGCCGAGGTGCTGGAGAATTTCAACGGCCGGCATCGCAACCTGCTGGAGAGATTCGAGACGCGCGCCGACGAGATGGAGGATGTCTTCGCCAGTCATGGCGCCTTCACCAAGGTCCAGCGCCAACTGGTCGGCTCCTATTTCATGCACGAGTATTCGTTCGAGGCGGCGGCGCTCTTCAATCCGAGCATCGTGCTGCATCCCGACCAGTCCGGCGCTCCCGCAGGCGGGCTTCGCTTCATCCTCAGCGTTCGCGCCGTTGGAGAGGGACACATCTCGTCCCTGACGTTCCGTTCCGGATCGATCGCGGCCGATGGCGGCGTCAGCGTCGACCCGACCTCGCGCCTGGCGACTATCGCCACCCTGCACAACCGGATGGCGCGCCTCGATGGCGAGGACGTCGAGGTCGTCTTCGCGGCCGATAGCGACATCAGCGAGCGGGTGATTTTTCCCGTCACCGCATCGCAGTCGAACGGCATCGAGGATGCGCGCTTCGTCGCGTTTCAGGACGGCGGCGAGAGCGTCTACCGTGCTACTTATACCGCCTATGACGGTAGGTCGATCCGCTCGGAGCTGATCGAGACCTGCGACTTCCTGTCGTTCCGGCTGTCGCCGCTGCGAGGCTCCGCCGCCGTGAACAAGGGCATGGCGTTGTTTCCGCGCAAGCTCGGCGGCCGCTATGCGATGATCTCCCGGCAGGACAATGAAAACCTCTACCTGATCTATTCGGACGACCTCCTGACCTGGGCCGGCGGGGTCGCGATCCTGAAGCCGCAGTTTCCGTGGGAGTTCGTGCAGATCGGCACTTGCGGCTCGCCGATCGAGCTCGACGAAGGCTGGCTGCTCTTGATCCACGGCGTCGGGGCGGTGCGAAAATACACGATCGGCGCGGTTCTGCTCGACAAGGCGGACCCCTCGAAAGTGCTGGGTCGCCTGCGCGAGCCGTTCGTCCAGCCCGAGCCGTCGGAACGGGAAGGCTACGTTCCCAACGTCGTCTACACCTGCGGCGCGATGCGTCACGGCGACATGATTGTCCTGCCCTATGCGGTCTCGGACACCTTCTGCCACTTCGCCACGGTGAAGATCGCCGCACTGCTGGAGGCGATGGAAGTTTGCGACGCGCTGACAGATGCACGCGGCGAAGACAAGCGGCTTTCCACCAGGCAGCCCATCCTCGAAAGCGAAAAGCCATGA
- a CDS encoding PHB depolymerase family esterase, protein MNPRFHAAIGEAMSRLRTADVTGATAAVQRALAGREPMRRGDPDSGTQSGDGFETPSARGLRAILQKLRNERANFVPTPSHGDAIAEEARDSENFRARRFQSAVGSVAYKLYLPSDHADRELALVMMLHGCTQNPDDFARGTRMNALAEEFGLIVAYPLQPKSANAQGCWNWFDARHQERGAGEPAVLAGLAQELASEFKIDRKRVFVAGLSAGGAMADVLSSAYPDVFSAVGIHSGLPHGAACDVMSAFAAMKGNGKAAAKGRSPIRKIIFHGGADARVHPSNGKRVFDLARSAHGEPPEFQTDTVINGKRVTRSLLGHGQDPAIAEHWLIHGGGHAWSGGDHLGSYVDATGPDASREMIRFFLEA, encoded by the coding sequence ATGAATCCGCGCTTTCACGCCGCCATCGGCGAAGCCATGAGCCGCCTGCGAACAGCCGATGTGACGGGCGCAACGGCTGCGGTGCAGCGCGCTCTTGCCGGGCGCGAGCCTATGCGGAGAGGAGATCCGGATAGCGGCACACAAAGCGGTGACGGTTTCGAAACGCCTTCGGCGCGCGGTCTCCGAGCAATCCTGCAGAAGCTTCGAAATGAGCGGGCGAACTTCGTCCCTACGCCCAGCCATGGCGACGCAATCGCGGAAGAGGCTCGTGACAGTGAAAACTTCCGAGCGCGCAGGTTCCAATCGGCCGTCGGCTCGGTGGCATACAAGCTCTACCTGCCCTCCGATCACGCCGACCGTGAACTCGCGCTGGTGATGATGCTGCATGGCTGTACACAAAACCCGGACGATTTCGCGCGCGGGACCCGGATGAACGCATTGGCCGAGGAATTTGGCCTGATCGTCGCCTATCCTCTGCAGCCGAAATCGGCCAATGCCCAGGGTTGCTGGAACTGGTTCGACGCTCGTCACCAGGAGCGCGGCGCCGGCGAGCCGGCAGTCTTGGCCGGACTCGCTCAGGAATTGGCTTCGGAATTCAAGATCGATCGCAAGCGGGTCTTCGTTGCCGGCCTGTCGGCGGGCGGAGCTATGGCCGACGTCCTGTCCTCGGCCTATCCTGACGTCTTTTCCGCAGTCGGCATTCATTCCGGTCTGCCTCACGGCGCGGCCTGCGACGTCATGTCGGCATTTGCCGCGATGAAGGGAAATGGGAAAGCGGCGGCGAAAGGCCGTTCGCCCATCAGAAAGATCATTTTCCACGGAGGGGCCGATGCCAGGGTTCATCCGTCGAACGGCAAGCGAGTGTTCGATCTCGCACGGTCCGCACATGGCGAACCACCCGAGTTTCAGACCGATACGGTGATCAATGGTAAACGCGTGACCCGGTCGCTGCTCGGACATGGCCAGGATCCCGCAATCGCCGAGCACTGGCTCATCCATGGCGGCGGTCATGCCTGGTCGGGAGGTGATCATCTGGGAAGCTATGTCGATGCGACGGGTCCCGATGCCTCCCGCGAGATGATCCGCTTTTTCCTCGAAGCCTGA
- a CDS encoding SapC family protein, protein MIYRSAVPVTGARHFDCSIEARQDYAFSSEVNSVPLMAVEFPLAASEYPIVFVASENEVLPAVILGLRDKQNLYLTETGSWDARYVPAFVRRYPFVFSKDEDRFLLCIDERFEGFNREGRGERLFDQEGKPTQYVENVLKFLQDYQAHFHRTQAFCAKLKELELLEPMQAQVSLGAGNQFSLSGFMAVDRAKLKALSGETLQALAQTDELELLYLHLNSMRIFDRLKDRLGRQQMKDTASATPDDEAEGRSAASPKRGRASEAAKEPADAPA, encoded by the coding sequence TTGATCTACCGCAGCGCCGTCCCGGTCACCGGAGCGCGTCATTTCGATTGCTCGATCGAAGCGCGCCAGGATTATGCCTTTAGCAGCGAGGTGAATTCCGTTCCCTTGATGGCGGTCGAGTTCCCGCTGGCCGCGAGCGAATACCCAATCGTTTTCGTGGCCTCGGAAAACGAGGTTCTTCCCGCGGTCATCCTCGGCCTCCGCGACAAGCAGAATCTCTACCTGACGGAGACCGGCAGCTGGGACGCCAGATATGTGCCTGCCTTCGTGCGCCGCTATCCCTTCGTTTTTTCGAAGGATGAGGATCGCTTCCTGCTGTGCATCGATGAGCGCTTCGAGGGCTTCAATCGCGAGGGCCGCGGTGAAAGGCTGTTCGACCAGGAAGGCAAGCCAACGCAATACGTGGAGAACGTCCTGAAATTCCTTCAGGACTACCAAGCCCATTTCCATCGGACGCAGGCGTTCTGCGCCAAGCTCAAGGAACTGGAGCTGCTCGAGCCAATGCAGGCGCAGGTTTCGCTTGGGGCGGGTAACCAGTTCTCGCTGAGCGGCTTCATGGCGGTCGACCGCGCCAAGCTCAAGGCCTTGAGCGGCGAGACACTTCAGGCGTTGGCGCAAACAGATGAGCTGGAACTGCTCTATTTGCACCTCAACTCGATGCGCATCTTCGATCGGCTCAAAGATCGCCTGGGACGTCAGCAGATGAAGGACACAGCCTCGGCCACACCAGATGATGAAGCGGAAGGCCGCAGTGCGGCGTCGCCCAAGCGGGGTCGGGCGAGCGAGGCTGCAAAGGAGCCTGCGGATGCGCCGGCCTAG
- a CDS encoding peptidase M50 encodes MTTPMLSSLWYRVSALRPRLRSHVRLYRHQYRGEIWFVLQDAASGRTHRFTPAARLVMALMDGRRTVEEIWETANQQLGEDAPTQDQLIQLLGQLHARDLLQSNMAPQVTELLARGEREERRRYRQSFGNPMAIRVHLWDPDAFLNRIRGLVQSLWSPWGAALWLAIVIPALLLLPQHWPDLSHNFRDQVLSVDNLFVAFFVFPVLKILHEMGHATATKAGGGEVHDLGVLFLVFLPVPYVDATASATFKSKYQRALVGAAGMVVELFCAAVAFLLWTLVEPGLVRAVLFNVMVIAGVSTVIFNGNPLLRYDAYYILADLIEIPNLASRSLNYWSHLLERYVLGVEDTTSPAADWAEKCWLLVYGVASTLYRIGITFVIAIYIASHFFIIGVLLALWSVCAMALLPLLKGARHVIGHPRLQRRRFRAIAAIATLASVLVTGVFLWPAPSHTSAEGIVWLPEKFLLRIGANSFLDEVLVPPGSAVKPGEAVMVSRDPALTTQLRVGEARVIELEATYAMEFASDHSKAQVTMERLRQERATLMRLREREAELTIRAQSMGRFVGPQIEDMVGRYYPRGELLGYVIGEAEPLVRVIVAQDAVDKARLDTQRVRLKLAGQLDTAFEGRIIREVPAGEDLLPSRALTTEGGGQIAVDPRDQKNIKTFERMFQFDIALKDPNIVQYFGQRALVRFEHRPEPLALRWYRAGRLLFLSRFGV; translated from the coding sequence GTGACCACACCGATGCTCAGCAGTCTGTGGTACCGTGTCTCGGCCCTGCGGCCGCGACTGCGTTCGCATGTGCGCCTTTATCGGCATCAATATCGCGGTGAAATCTGGTTCGTCCTGCAGGACGCCGCCTCAGGTCGGACACATCGCTTCACTCCCGCGGCTCGCCTTGTTATGGCACTCATGGATGGTCGTCGAACCGTCGAGGAGATTTGGGAGACCGCAAACCAACAACTTGGCGAAGACGCGCCAACGCAAGACCAGCTTATCCAACTGCTTGGTCAGCTCCATGCCCGGGATCTGTTGCAGAGCAATATGGCTCCCCAAGTGACCGAGCTCCTGGCGCGTGGCGAGCGGGAAGAACGCAGGCGTTACCGACAATCGTTCGGTAACCCGATGGCGATCCGCGTGCATTTGTGGGACCCGGACGCCTTCCTCAACCGGATCCGGGGCCTCGTTCAATCGCTTTGGAGTCCATGGGGCGCCGCTTTGTGGTTGGCGATTGTCATCCCGGCACTCCTGCTCTTGCCGCAGCATTGGCCTGACCTCAGTCATAATTTCCGCGATCAAGTCCTATCGGTCGACAATCTCTTCGTGGCGTTCTTCGTCTTCCCGGTGCTGAAAATTCTGCACGAGATGGGGCATGCGACCGCGACGAAGGCGGGCGGCGGCGAGGTTCACGACCTCGGCGTGCTTTTCCTGGTCTTCTTGCCTGTGCCCTATGTCGACGCCACTGCTTCGGCGACGTTCAAATCGAAATATCAGCGCGCCCTGGTCGGGGCCGCCGGCATGGTGGTCGAGCTCTTCTGTGCTGCGGTCGCCTTTTTGCTCTGGACGTTGGTCGAGCCTGGGCTTGTCCGCGCCGTTCTGTTCAACGTCATGGTGATCGCCGGTGTCTCGACCGTGATCTTCAACGGCAATCCATTGCTGCGGTACGATGCCTATTACATTCTGGCCGATCTCATTGAAATTCCCAACCTGGCATCCCGATCGCTCAACTATTGGTCGCATCTGCTCGAGCGCTACGTGCTCGGCGTCGAAGACACGACCTCGCCGGCGGCGGACTGGGCTGAGAAATGTTGGCTGCTGGTCTATGGCGTTGCATCGACGCTCTATCGGATCGGCATCACTTTTGTGATCGCGATCTATATAGCGAGTCATTTCTTCATCATCGGCGTCCTGCTTGCGCTATGGTCGGTTTGTGCGATGGCGCTGCTGCCGTTGCTCAAGGGCGCCAGACACGTGATCGGCCATCCGCGTCTGCAGCGCCGTCGCTTCCGCGCCATCGCGGCGATTGCGACGCTGGCGAGTGTCCTTGTCACCGGCGTCTTTCTCTGGCCGGCTCCGAGCCACACTTCAGCGGAAGGTATCGTCTGGTTGCCCGAAAAGTTCCTTTTGCGCATCGGTGCCAATAGCTTTCTGGACGAGGTTCTGGTCCCGCCGGGCAGCGCAGTGAAGCCGGGAGAAGCTGTGATGGTTTCGCGCGACCCGGCCTTGACGACGCAACTGCGCGTCGGCGAGGCGCGCGTCATCGAGCTTGAGGCGACCTATGCCATGGAGTTCGCCAGCGACCACAGCAAGGCGCAGGTCACCATGGAGCGCCTCCGGCAGGAGCGGGCGACTTTGATGCGATTGCGCGAGCGAGAAGCCGAATTGACGATCCGGGCGCAGAGCATGGGCAGGTTCGTCGGTCCGCAGATCGAAGACATGGTCGGTCGATACTATCCGCGTGGCGAGCTGCTCGGCTACGTCATCGGCGAGGCGGAGCCACTGGTGCGTGTGATCGTTGCCCAGGACGCGGTCGACAAGGCAAGGCTAGATACGCAACGTGTCCGGCTGAAGCTCGCGGGCCAGCTCGACACTGCGTTTGAAGGGCGGATCATACGGGAAGTGCCGGCAGGCGAAGACTTATTGCCCAGCCGGGCCCTGACGACCGAAGGGGGTGGCCAAATTGCCGTCGATCCCCGCGATCAGAAGAACATCAAGACCTTCGAGCGCATGTTCCAATTCGATATCGCTCTCAAAGATCCAAACATCGTCCAGTATTTTGGCCAGCGCGCACTCGTCCGTTTCGAGCATCGCCCGGAACCGCTGGCCCTGCGCTGGTATCGCGCCGGACGCTTGCTATTCCTGTCTCGCTTCGGTGTTTGA
- a CDS encoding DUF1488 family protein: MPLNFPNTVRRFEAGRSCVSFWGSDSSLEVAFQIDFEALRKLSPAPFDAREAAALVVFDQNREVILQAARSAYGRHRSGFYRLTVENFS, encoded by the coding sequence ATGCCACTCAATTTTCCCAATACCGTTCGGCGCTTTGAAGCAGGGCGATCATGCGTGAGCTTTTGGGGCTCCGACTCCTCGCTGGAGGTAGCATTCCAGATTGATTTCGAGGCGCTGCGGAAGCTCAGCCCCGCTCCGTTCGACGCCAGGGAGGCCGCAGCCTTGGTCGTGTTCGATCAAAACCGCGAGGTGATACTGCAAGCAGCTCGATCTGCTTATGGGAGGCATCGCTCGGGATTTTACCGGCTGACCGTCGAGAATTTCTCTTGA
- a CDS encoding HlyD family efflux transporter periplasmic adaptor subunit, with protein MNAATSVYATESDELAREEAVNWSRFSSAKDSSEFCASWLAILCLQLERVRTAFLVLGPDDKGAYTPAAVWPNQAKNLQYLAPVAERVLKERRGIVVSEDQSLPDLRKAAVIGYPIEVSGVLHGAVILDIAASPGAALQSALRRVHWASAWLVDRFRQQNLVVREAQLGRTVQAMDVLALAIQERTLNAAALAVCNELAARLDCQRASIGFLKRGSIDVAVISNTATFDPRMNLVRFINEAMDEVLDLESTVVYPPVHDADAATIAHAELASSFNDTDICSVPLLDDGVLVGVMMLERSNGMPFDSQTVELGSTLGRLLGPVFALKQENELGLPRRVARLLSRAGAIAFGPRHLGLKVMLVAAFAVGAALGLVKDVYRVPAKTVVEGLVQRAVVAPFEGHIAESRVRAGDLVKMGEVLCRLDDREIRLELTKFSSEREQLVRKQRQALAGQDRGALVVLAAQIAQAEAQMALVNDKLQRATLTAPIDGVVVSGDLSQLLGTPTEQGKLLFQIAPMDAYRIMLEVDERDVALVRLGQKGELTVTGLPDDRYGFTVQQVTPVAKAQDGRNFFRVEAKLDAASERIRPGMEGVGKIATVESRLIWIYTRGLVDWVRALFWKFMP; from the coding sequence ATGAACGCAGCAACATCGGTCTACGCAACCGAGTCCGATGAGCTCGCTCGCGAGGAGGCGGTCAATTGGTCGAGATTCTCAAGCGCCAAGGACAGTAGCGAGTTTTGCGCAAGCTGGCTCGCGATCCTGTGCTTGCAGCTTGAGCGGGTAAGGACCGCATTCCTGGTCCTGGGGCCAGACGACAAGGGCGCCTATACGCCTGCTGCTGTCTGGCCCAACCAGGCGAAGAACCTGCAATATCTCGCGCCTGTCGCCGAACGGGTGCTCAAAGAGCGCCGCGGCATCGTGGTGTCCGAGGATCAGAGTCTGCCGGATCTGCGCAAGGCTGCGGTGATCGGCTACCCGATCGAGGTGTCGGGCGTCTTGCATGGTGCTGTCATCCTCGATATCGCCGCCAGCCCCGGGGCTGCGCTGCAAAGTGCCTTGCGTCGGGTTCACTGGGCGAGTGCCTGGCTGGTCGACCGTTTCCGCCAGCAAAATCTGGTGGTCAGAGAAGCGCAGCTTGGCCGGACCGTGCAGGCGATGGACGTGCTTGCGTTGGCTATTCAAGAGCGCACGCTGAATGCCGCAGCACTCGCTGTCTGCAACGAATTGGCGGCACGCCTGGATTGCCAGCGCGCCAGCATCGGCTTTCTCAAGCGCGGTTCGATTGACGTCGCGGTCATCTCGAACACTGCGACCTTCGATCCGCGAATGAATCTGGTTCGCTTCATCAACGAGGCGATGGACGAGGTTCTCGATCTAGAAAGCACCGTGGTTTATCCGCCGGTGCACGACGCAGATGCGGCGACCATCGCTCATGCCGAACTGGCGAGCTCGTTCAACGATACCGATATTTGCTCCGTTCCGCTGCTGGATGACGGTGTCCTCGTCGGCGTGATGATGCTTGAGCGTAGCAACGGGATGCCGTTTGACTCGCAGACGGTCGAGCTCGGCTCGACCCTTGGTCGGTTACTCGGGCCGGTTTTCGCGCTCAAGCAAGAGAATGAGCTTGGCCTTCCACGCCGGGTAGCGCGCTTGCTGAGCCGTGCCGGAGCGATCGCATTTGGACCGCGGCACCTCGGTCTCAAGGTGATGCTGGTCGCCGCCTTTGCCGTGGGCGCAGCCTTGGGTCTCGTCAAGGATGTCTACCGCGTGCCGGCAAAAACCGTTGTCGAAGGGCTCGTCCAACGCGCTGTCGTTGCCCCTTTCGAGGGGCATATCGCTGAGAGCAGGGTCCGTGCTGGTGATCTAGTCAAGATGGGCGAGGTGTTATGTCGGCTCGATGATCGCGAGATCAGGCTTGAGCTGACGAAGTTCAGCTCGGAACGGGAGCAACTGGTTCGCAAGCAGCGGCAGGCCTTGGCGGGACAGGATCGCGGGGCCCTGGTGGTGCTGGCGGCCCAGATCGCGCAGGCTGAGGCGCAAATGGCGCTGGTCAACGACAAGCTCCAGCGCGCGACGTTGACGGCTCCGATCGACGGTGTGGTCGTGTCGGGTGATCTCAGCCAGTTGCTCGGAACACCGACGGAACAAGGCAAGCTCCTGTTCCAGATCGCGCCGATGGATGCCTATCGTATCATGCTGGAAGTCGATGAACGCGATGTTGCGCTGGTCCGATTGGGTCAGAAGGGCGAGCTGACCGTGACAGGTCTGCCGGATGACCGCTACGGCTTCACCGTGCAGCAGGTCACGCCGGTGGCAAAAGCTCAGGACGGGCGCAACTTTTTCCGGGTCGAAGCGAAGCTCGACGCCGCGTCGGAGCGGATTCGTCCCGGCATGGAGGGGGTCGGCAAAATCGCGACGGTCGAGAGCCGTTTGATCTGGATCTACACGCGCGGTTTGGTCGACTGGGTGAGAGCGCTGTTCTGGAAATTCATGCCATAA
- a CDS encoding glycosyltransferase family 4 protein: MNQATRVAFIGNSLPRRCGIATFTTDLQQAIASSDVDTSIVAMNDHGDGYDYPFSVHCQIVDDRLEDYARAADFLNEGRFDVVSLQHEFGIFGGEAGGHIMALLSRLTMPVVTTLHTVLSEPTPLQRNVMERIVDASARVVVMAEKGRDLLRTVYRLPADKIEVIAHGIPEFAFVEPDEAKERLGFSGHSIILTFGLLSPNKGIEVMIDAMPSILRRRPDAIYVVLGATHPNLVREHGEAYRESLMARVRELGVEDHVVFLDQFVDQATLLGFISMCDVYVTPYLNEAQMTSGTLAYSFGLGKAVVSTPYWHARELLADGRGILVPFGDAVAIGDEIAGLLTDAPRRQAMRLRAYASSRSMTWERTAKRYLAAFETARRGRALSVVAGSSQPRALPAAAAPPAMQTGHLLCMCDDTGLFQHAVHSVPDRTHGYCVDDNARALLLASVLNGAGEPRLADALTARFASFVQHAWNPDRRRFRNFMSFDRRWLEDAGSEDSHGRTLWALGICARDDASASRRRWAAALFAEALPVIESFSSPRAWAFALLGLDAYCTIAGASAVAASTRTLLADRLLGLISTVETPDWVWFEDGLSYDNARLSQALIATGMSMEVPAYVEAGLRSLRWLAHLQTTPAGLFRPVGSESFSDRRAAPKAFDQQPLEATATISACLAAWRADGDPQWRTEATRAFAWFLGDNDLSSPLVDLDTGACRDGLHRDRPNENRGGESVVSYLLGLAEIRQLARISGDRPKLAPLRALHA, encoded by the coding sequence ATGAACCAGGCCACGCGCGTCGCCTTCATCGGTAACTCGCTACCGCGTCGCTGCGGTATCGCGACCTTCACCACGGATCTTCAGCAGGCGATAGCATCCTCCGATGTCGACACCTCCATCGTCGCCATGAACGACCATGGCGACGGCTACGATTATCCGTTCTCCGTGCACTGTCAGATCGTCGACGACCGGCTCGAGGACTATGCCCGCGCCGCCGATTTCCTGAATGAAGGCCGCTTCGACGTCGTCTCCCTCCAGCACGAATTCGGCATCTTCGGTGGCGAGGCCGGGGGGCACATCATGGCGCTGCTGTCGCGCCTGACGATGCCCGTCGTCACCACGCTGCATACTGTACTGTCCGAGCCGACGCCGTTGCAGCGCAACGTAATGGAACGGATCGTCGATGCCTCGGCCCGCGTTGTCGTCATGGCCGAGAAGGGGCGCGATCTGTTGCGCACCGTCTACCGGCTGCCGGCCGACAAGATCGAGGTGATCGCGCATGGCATTCCCGAATTCGCCTTTGTCGAGCCGGATGAAGCCAAGGAGCGGCTGGGCTTCAGCGGTCACTCCATCATCCTGACCTTCGGCCTTCTGTCGCCCAACAAAGGCATCGAAGTGATGATCGACGCGATGCCCTCGATCCTGAGGCGCCGCCCCGATGCGATCTATGTCGTTCTGGGCGCGACGCATCCCAATCTCGTTCGCGAGCATGGTGAAGCCTATCGCGAGAGCCTAATGGCCCGTGTGCGTGAGCTTGGGGTCGAGGACCACGTCGTCTTTCTCGACCAGTTCGTCGATCAGGCGACGCTGCTCGGCTTCATCTCGATGTGCGATGTCTATGTCACGCCCTATCTCAACGAGGCGCAGATGACGTCGGGCACGCTGGCCTACAGTTTCGGGCTCGGCAAGGCGGTGGTTTCGACGCCCTACTGGCATGCGAGGGAATTGCTCGCCGACGGGCGCGGCATCCTCGTGCCCTTCGGCGATGCCGTCGCCATCGGCGACGAGATAGCAGGCTTGCTGACCGATGCTCCCCGACGCCAGGCCATGAGGCTGCGCGCCTATGCGAGCAGCCGTTCGATGACATGGGAGCGAACCGCGAAGCGCTACCTCGCAGCCTTCGAGACTGCCCGCCGAGGCCGTGCGCTGAGCGTTGTTGCGGGTTCCAGCCAACCAAGGGCCCTGCCGGCAGCAGCGGCACCGCCCGCGATGCAGACTGGCCACCTCTTGTGCATGTGCGACGATACCGGGTTGTTCCAGCACGCCGTCCATTCCGTGCCGGATCGCACGCATGGCTATTGCGTCGACGACAATGCCCGCGCTCTGCTCCTCGCCAGCGTTCTGAACGGCGCCGGCGAGCCACGTCTGGCAGACGCGCTTACCGCGCGCTTCGCCTCCTTCGTCCAGCATGCCTGGAATCCCGATCGACGGCGCTTCCGCAACTTCATGAGCTTCGACCGGCGCTGGCTCGAGGATGCCGGGTCGGAAGACAGCCATGGACGCACGCTCTGGGCGCTCGGTATCTGCGCGCGTGACGACGCGAGCGCTTCGCGGCGGCGCTGGGCTGCCGCGCTGTTCGCCGAAGCCTTGCCCGTCATCGAGAGTTTCAGCTCCCCGCGCGCCTGGGCTTTTGCCTTGCTGGGCCTCGATGCGTACTGCACCATTGCCGGTGCGTCCGCCGTTGCCGCCTCGACGCGCACGCTTCTCGCCGACCGCCTGCTTGGCCTGATCTCGACGGTCGAGACGCCGGACTGGGTCTGGTTCGAGGACGGGCTCTCCTACGACAATGCGCGCTTGTCCCAAGCCCTCATCGCGACCGGGATGTCGATGGAGGTTCCAGCCTATGTAGAGGCCGGCCTGCGCTCGCTGCGGTGGCTCGCGCATCTTCAGACGACGCCGGCGGGCCTGTTCAGACCGGTTGGCTCGGAGAGCTTCAGTGACCGCCGTGCTGCGCCGAAGGCTTTCGACCAGCAGCCACTGGAAGCGACGGCGACGATTTCCGCCTGCCTCGCAGCCTGGCGGGCCGATGGCGATCCGCAATGGCGCACTGAAGCTACACGCGCTTTCGCCTGGTTCCTGGGCGATAACGATCTCTCATCGCCACTGGTTGACCTGGACACCGGCGCCTGCCGAGACGGCCTGCATCGCGATCGGCCAAATGAGAACCGCGGCGGCGAATCCGTGGTATCCTATCTGCTCGGCCTCGCCGAGATTCGCCAGCTTGCCCGCATCAGCGGGGATCGCCCGAAATTGGCGCCGCTTCGGGCCTTGCATGCCTGA